In Mesorhizobium sp., one DNA window encodes the following:
- a CDS encoding ribbon-helix-helix domain-containing protein — protein sequence MSAVRKRSVSIRGHRTSFSIEQEFYDALETIAAARGISFAALVAEVDAARPRDANLSSALRVYALRQAQAALGEAPGLAARHPDDIRPDN from the coding sequence ATGAGCGCGGTGCGCAAACGGTCCGTCTCGATCCGCGGCCATCGCACCAGCTTCTCCATCGAGCAGGAATTCTACGACGCCCTCGAAACGATCGCTGCCGCGCGCGGCATCAGCTTTGCCGCGCTTGTCGCAGAGGTTGATGCCGCCCGGCCGCGCGATGCCAACCTCTCCTCTGCGCTCAGGGTCTACGCGTTGCGTCAGGCGCAGGCCGCCTTAGGCGAGGCTCCCGGCCTCGCCGCGCGCCATCCGGATGATATCCGCCCGGACAATTGA
- a CDS encoding Spy/CpxP family protein refolding chaperone: protein MARFPKSAALALALAAASLSPAHAQGPNGMMGMMGGGCPTVGMMGHGWMGPGGWGDRGGWFRGMMGRQPRMGALVEGRLAYLKGELNITAEQQPAWDAYASAITGRVETMQGIHRGMVETMQKGSATERMDARIAAMEAMLESMKALKPATEGLYAVLTAEQKTIADDLIGGDCGAF from the coding sequence ATGGCACGTTTCCCGAAATCCGCTGCGCTTGCGCTCGCGCTCGCCGCGGCTTCACTCTCGCCGGCCCATGCCCAGGGGCCGAACGGCATGATGGGCATGATGGGCGGCGGTTGTCCCACCGTCGGCATGATGGGCCACGGCTGGATGGGTCCCGGCGGGTGGGGCGACCGCGGCGGCTGGTTCCGCGGCATGATGGGCCGTCAGCCGCGCATGGGCGCGCTGGTCGAGGGCCGCCTCGCCTATCTCAAGGGAGAATTGAACATCACTGCGGAACAACAGCCGGCGTGGGATGCTTATGCTTCCGCGATAACCGGACGCGTCGAGACGATGCAGGGGATCCACCGGGGCATGGTGGAAACAATGCAGAAAGGCAGCGCGACGGAGCGCATGGACGCAAGGATCGCGGCGATGGAGGCGATGCTGGAATCAATGAAGGCCCTGAAGCCGGCGACCGAGGGGCTTTATGCGGTCCTGACGGCCGAGCAGAAGACGATCGCCGACGACCTGATCGGCGGGGATTGCGGCGCGTTCTGA
- a CDS encoding DUF4424 domain-containing protein produces the protein MLKFIATSILSVLVCSPALANDTTAQLGTGGLIFVRTDAVAMESEDLYISPEEVRVAYKFRNISEADVESVVAFPMPDIEANPYANVSIPDMASDNFLGFTVTVDGKPLQPALDQRAFAAEVDVTDELKVAGIPLLPFGEAVETALAKLPEKTRADWISRGIVMIDTYDVGMGMEDHTIPFWTLKSTYWWKMNFPKGKEIDVRHAYKPSVGATVGLTFVVDGAVGGEQRDLYRQKYCMDAGFERAVQKAVDAAEEYVTPYYENWISYVLTTGGNWAANIGRFKLTIDKGKADSLVSFCGEGVKKTGPTTFEMTAEDFYPQKDIEILILEKAPAQ, from the coding sequence ATGCTGAAGTTTATCGCCACCTCCATCCTCTCCGTCCTCGTTTGCAGCCCCGCCCTAGCCAACGACACCACCGCCCAGCTCGGCACCGGCGGGCTGATCTTCGTGCGCACCGACGCGGTGGCGATGGAGAGCGAAGATCTCTACATTTCGCCGGAGGAAGTGCGGGTCGCCTATAAATTCCGCAATATCTCCGAGGCCGACGTGGAAAGCGTAGTGGCGTTCCCGATGCCCGACATCGAGGCCAACCCCTATGCGAATGTCTCGATCCCCGACATGGCGTCCGACAATTTCCTCGGCTTCACCGTAACGGTCGACGGCAAACCGCTTCAGCCGGCGCTCGACCAGCGCGCCTTCGCGGCGGAAGTGGACGTTACCGATGAACTGAAGGTCGCCGGCATTCCGCTCCTGCCCTTCGGCGAGGCGGTCGAAACGGCGCTGGCCAAACTGCCGGAGAAGACGCGTGCAGACTGGATCTCGCGCGGGATCGTGATGATCGACACCTATGACGTCGGCATGGGGATGGAGGATCACACCATCCCCTTCTGGACGCTGAAATCGACCTACTGGTGGAAGATGAACTTTCCGAAGGGCAAGGAGATCGACGTCCGCCACGCTTACAAGCCGAGCGTCGGGGCGACCGTCGGATTGACCTTCGTGGTGGACGGCGCAGTCGGCGGCGAGCAGCGCGACCTCTACCGGCAGAAGTACTGCATGGATGCCGGCTTCGAGCGGGCGGTGCAGAAGGCGGTCGACGCGGCGGAGGAGTACGTCACGCCCTATTACGAGAACTGGATCTCCTACGTGCTGACGACCGGCGGCAACTGGGCCGCCAATATCGGCAGGTTCAAGCTGACCATCGACAAGGGCAAGGCCGACTCGCTGGTCAGCTTCTGCGGCGAGGGGGTGAAAAAGACCGGACCGACCACGTTCGAGATGACCGCGGAAGATTTCTATCCGCAGAAGGACATCGAGATCCTGATCCTGGAAAAGGCGCCGGCGCAATAG
- a CDS encoding dihydrofolate reductase, which produces MDIVIHAAVAENGIIGSDGGLPWTLSSDLKRFKAGTMGRPIIMGRKTFEGIGRPLPGRLNIVVTRDREWSREGVETAGSLDEAIRLATIRARCMTGVDEIAVIGGGEIYAQTMPIADRLCITHVLAEPAGDTSFPAIDPEIWQAKDCQEIPAGERDSHATRFCVYVRK; this is translated from the coding sequence ATGGACATCGTCATTCACGCGGCCGTCGCCGAGAACGGCATCATCGGTTCCGACGGCGGTCTGCCGTGGACGCTGTCGAGCGACCTGAAGCGCTTCAAGGCGGGCACGATGGGCCGCCCGATCATCATGGGCCGCAAGACCTTCGAAGGCATTGGCCGGCCGCTGCCGGGACGGCTCAACATCGTCGTCACCCGCGACCGCGAATGGTCGCGCGAGGGGGTCGAGACGGCCGGCTCGCTCGACGAGGCGATACGGCTCGCCACCATCCGCGCGCGTTGCATGACCGGCGTGGACGAGATCGCCGTGATCGGCGGCGGCGAGATCTATGCCCAGACCATGCCGATCGCCGACCGGCTGTGCATCACTCACGTGCTCGCCGAACCTGCCGGCGACACAAGCTTTCCGGCGATCGATCCCGAAATCTGGCAAGCGAAGGACTGCCAGGAGATTCCGGCCGGCGAACGCGACAGTCATGCGACGCGGTTCTGCGTCTACGTGCGGAAATAG
- a CDS encoding DUF4169 family protein yields MGDVVNLRLARKRRARAEHDTKAAANRVLHGRTKAEKTAEKTARRRDEALIDGHRLEKPDDDRK; encoded by the coding sequence ATGGGCGACGTCGTCAATCTGAGGCTCGCCCGCAAGCGCCGGGCGCGCGCCGAGCACGACACGAAAGCCGCAGCCAACCGCGTTCTTCACGGCCGCACCAAGGCCGAAAAGACGGCGGAGAAAACCGCGCGCCGGCGCGATGAAGCCCTGATCGACGGCCATCGGCTGGAAAAGCCGGACGACGACCGCAAATGA
- a CDS encoding SspB family protein, translating into MAEDHIRYDILAQEALRGVMRKVLQEVQRTGLPGNHHFFITFLTGAPGVRVSSRLKERYPEQMTIVLQYQYWDLKVTDAGFEVGLSFSDVPEKLEVPFAAVRGFYDPSVNFELEFDVRTDEPAGEVTALAKPEAPKPVPRAAPTPKPVPKKAEPVAEKAGADKPAEGDGKSADVVSLDAFRKK; encoded by the coding sequence ATGGCCGAAGACCACATCCGCTACGACATCCTCGCGCAGGAGGCGCTGCGCGGCGTCATGCGCAAGGTGCTGCAGGAAGTGCAGAGGACCGGCCTGCCCGGCAACCACCACTTCTTCATCACCTTCCTGACCGGCGCGCCCGGCGTGCGCGTCTCGTCGCGGCTCAAGGAACGTTATCCCGAGCAGATGACCATCGTTCTTCAGTACCAGTACTGGGACCTGAAGGTGACGGATGCCGGCTTCGAGGTCGGCCTCTCGTTCTCCGACGTGCCGGAAAAGCTTGAAGTTCCCTTCGCGGCGGTGCGCGGCTTCTACGATCCGTCGGTCAATTTCGAACTCGAGTTCGACGTTCGGACCGACGAGCCGGCGGGCGAGGTCACGGCGTTGGCCAAGCCCGAGGCGCCGAAGCCCGTGCCCCGCGCCGCTCCCACGCCGAAGCCGGTGCCGAAGAAGGCCGAACCGGTGGCCGAGAAGGCCGGTGCCGACAAGCCGGCAGAGGGCGACGGCAAGAGCGCCGACGTGGTTTCGCTCGACGCCTTCCGCAAGAAGTAG
- a CDS encoding thymidylate synthase, producing the protein MKQYLDLLSHVLDTGLDRGDRTGTGTRGVFGYQMRFDLADGFPVTTTKKLHLKSIIHELLWFLKGDTNIAYLHEHGVTIWDEWADENGDLGPVYGAQWRSWPDGKGGTIDQIAKVVEQIRKNPNSRRLIVSAWNPAEVDEMALPPCHCLFQFYVSDGKLSCQLYQRSADIFLGVPFNIASYALLTMMVAQVTGLKPGEFVHTLGDAHLYQNHFMQARLQLTRTPKPLPKMWINPEVTDLFEFVYEDFRLEGYEAEPSIKAPIAV; encoded by the coding sequence ATGAAGCAGTATCTCGACCTCCTCAGCCATGTGCTCGATACCGGCCTCGACCGCGGCGACCGGACCGGCACCGGCACGCGCGGCGTGTTCGGCTACCAGATGCGCTTCGATCTGGCGGACGGCTTCCCGGTGACCACGACCAAGAAGCTGCACCTGAAATCGATCATCCACGAACTCTTGTGGTTCCTGAAGGGCGACACCAACATCGCCTATCTGCACGAGCACGGCGTGACGATCTGGGACGAGTGGGCCGACGAGAACGGCGACCTCGGCCCGGTCTACGGCGCGCAGTGGCGGTCGTGGCCCGACGGCAAGGGCGGCACGATCGACCAGATCGCCAAGGTGGTCGAGCAGATCCGCAAGAACCCGAACTCGCGCCGGCTGATCGTGTCGGCCTGGAACCCGGCCGAAGTGGACGAGATGGCGCTGCCGCCCTGCCACTGCTTGTTCCAGTTCTACGTCTCGGACGGCAAGCTCTCCTGCCAGCTCTACCAGCGTTCGGCCGACATCTTTCTCGGCGTGCCGTTCAACATCGCCTCCTATGCGCTGCTCACCATGATGGTGGCGCAAGTGACGGGGCTGAAGCCTGGCGAGTTCGTACATACGCTGGGCGATGCGCATCTCTACCAGAACCACTTCATGCAGGCGCGCCTGCAGCTGACCCGCACGCCGAAGCCGCTGCCGAAGATGTGGATCAATCCGGAGGTGACGGATCTGTTCGAGTTCGTCTACGAGGATTTCCGGCTGGAGGGCTACGAGGCGGAGCCCAGCATCAAGGCGCCGATCGCGGTGTAA